A window of Pan paniscus chromosome X, NHGRI_mPanPan1-v2.0_pri, whole genome shotgun sequence genomic DNA:
GTCTTTAAAGGATCCCTTTGGCTGCTGGGAGAGACTGGCCTGTAACAGGACAGGAGAGGAAGCAGGGAAACCAGTGAGGAGCCTGGAACAGTTTTCTAGGTGAGACACAATGGTGGTCTGCTGTAGCACAGTGACACTTGGGGTGGTGGGAAGTGGATGGATTTGGTAAACATATTAGAGGTAGCATTGTCAATAACTGAGGATGGATAGGATATTGGAGGGGTGTCTGAGGAGAGAGGCATGTAGAGGATGTCATACCCAAATTTGCATCCCTGTGACTTAGGCACTCTCAGTGGGTTCTAATCCTGCCCTATAAGGTCACCTAGGAAATGTCACTCCTTCTCTTAGGAAGGCAGGATACTGGAGTGGTGAATCACGTTCATTCTGTGACCAGATTGTATGAGTTCAACTCtctgactagctgtgtgacattgagaaacttattttacctctctgtgcttcattctcctcatgtgtaaaatgacgatgtcaagaaagaaagatgtttcttgtgaggattaaatgagggaCAAGTACAGTATGTAGAGCAGTACTTGTGCATAGGAAGAGCTCACAAATGTTAACTTattatttcatactttttttggaaattaaagataattttaattatCTTCCCCAATTCTTCTACCCCTGTCATTAAGCAGGACTATTCACAGAGCACAGAAAAACCAATAAGACCCGCCTCATCCAATGATGCATTCCTCCCCTGCTTAGGAAGCATCAGCAATTCTTTTGTCCAACAAAACAAATGTCAAAGCTAACCCTTGGCCAATTTGTTTCTGTTCAGCCTTCCCAGTCTCAACACTCCTCCTCTCCCAAGGCCTCTAATTCCATGCATGTatactgaggcccagagaagttaagtaacttgtccaaagtcccaaagcaagcaagcaagcaagcaagcaaggaaGCAGCTgtcaagcaagcaagcaaggaaGCAGCTGTCCCATCAATGGAGTCTGCATAAGCCTTGTAGATTCCCAGCTCCTGGTACTGTCCATTCATACCTCACCCTCATGGCTCGACCTCTTACCCATGGCACTCACCATCTTCATCAGGAGTGAGGAAGGTATAGAAAGCTGGTGGGTTCAAGGACTCCACGAACTTGGATTCCACCATTGATTCAGACAGCAGCTCTAGCTCCTCAGGGAGAAGGAGCAGACTGATGGCCTCAGGGAGGATGCTAGAAGGCAGCAAGATTGGCAGGTTTGGAGGGCTGCCTTCTGGTGTAGGCCTGGAGCTGTTGAGTAGGCTCATTGTTGGAACTCCCGGCCTAGATGGTCCCAGAACTTGCCTGGTCCTCTGGGGACCTGGGAGGAGGTCATACTGATGCCAGAACCTTCCAGGGGGCAGAGTGGGAGTAAAGGGCATGGGGAGGGGTTCTCCAAGGACAGAGGTGGTTGTGGTACTGCTGGGACCTGTGGAACTTGAGATTGTATTTGGGAATGTGCTTAGGCTCTCAGGAAGTGGGGGCCTTGGTCTGTCAGGTCTAGGAGGTAGTGGGGTTTGAGGCATATGGGGGTTTGGGGTCTCAGGCTTGGAAAGTGATATGCTTGTGGAAATTTGGTGTGGTGGGGCACTCGGTTTAAGAGATAATATTTTAGGGGTCTTGGACAAGAGGATTCCAGGCCCCAGGTGTGGCATGTTGTTTCGGGTCTTGGGAGCAGGAACCCTAGGTCTGGTGTGTGGTGGGTACTTGGGAACCTGAAGTGTAGAGACTCCAGGTCTTGACTGTGGCAGGCCTTTAGGTGCCTGTGATGTGAGTGCCCCAAGTTGGGGGTGCGATGGAGCACCAGatttggaatgcagtggagtaacACATTTCACAGTGTCAGCTTTGAGCGAGGCTGGGATGCCAGGTTTCACAGGTGGGACTTGTGTCCTGGAGTTCATGGGTAATATATCAGGATTCTGGTGTGATAGAGAGCCGGGCTTCAGAGGCAACAGAGTACCAGAATTTGAGGGCACAAGAGTGGTAGGTTTTGTCCTGAGAGTTGGCTGGGCCAAGGTGCCAGAATCCTGTTGTGCTGGAATTTTGGCCTTTGGGTATGTGGGCATCGACAGGGTATGAGGGCTCTCTCCCAATGGCTCCAGCTCTTTGGAACTTAGCATCTTCTTGGTAGAGGCAGTAGTAGTTGAGGATAAGTAGAACTTTGGTTTCACAGGCCTTGATTTGGGGGAGATGACCTTGGGCACCAAGGCTGGCTGAGCTGTGCTTACCCCTAGGCCatgcctgctgctggatgagggCATGATGGTGTCTGGCCCAGCAGAGGTGGAAGTCTGTCTCCTGGTCTCCTCACTGGCCTCTTTGGGTTGCACCATGACCAGTGAAGTCAGAGGTGTGACAAAGTTGTATTCAAGGGACAGGTTGAGGACTTTGGCAGCCAGCAGGTGGCGAGTGGTGGTGTCACGAGCTTGGAAGCGTGCATCCAGCAGTTCTCCAATGGTGACATAGGCCCAGAGGCGGCGGATGAAGTGGGCCACATTGGGGGCTGGCTCCCCTGGGCAACCAAAGGCCTTCTGGCTGTTGTTGGTGGCCCCTTCACTGTGGTGGGCCACAAGAAGCTGATCCTTGGGGCCACGGGCTGCCAGGTGGATGCCCAGTTCCTGTTTGCCTGGCTGCACCTGTCCTGCCACCACCAGCTCAGAGCCACCAAAGTAGTTGGGGAAAACGGCCCAAGGGGAGGCCCCAACCAAGCCACCCAGGTAGTTCAGACGCACATCTGCCAGCAGAGGCATGGAGATCTCCTCATAGAGGCCCTTCAGCTGTAGGGCCGCATCAGTGTCCTCATATATGCGCCGGGCTATTCCCCGGTTTTCCAGGGACAGGCGGCGCAGCAGTGTAAAGTCAGCATCATCCCCAAAGGCCAAGCTGAAAAGGGATACCCTGTGGCCTAGCGCCTGACGGACATTGGAGAGGATCACACTGGGGGTTGTCACGCCGGCCGTGGGCTCCCCATCTGTCAGGAAGATGATAAGAGGGATCCTCCCCACACTGGGGCCCCTCCCAGGCTCCTGGTTGCTATGGTTCAGCACTGAAGCAGCTGCCAGCAGAGCTGAGTTGATGTCTGTCCCTAATTGGGGAATAGATTGTGAGACCATCTTCTCTGGTCACTTCTACCCCCATTGCAGACACACTGGGCACCTcatcaacttcccaggctcacagCTCCTTATCTTTGCTCAGGCTGTATCCACTGTTTCTCCTTCCCAACTTCTCCACTCCCACCCAGACTTGCTGAGATCTGACATTGGGGCCCACATGTCATTGGCTTTTATCACTCTCTGTCTCACACTGTTCTTTGTCTGTTTCCTTGGTGGTGCAGGGTCGAGGGGGGAGATGTCTCATTCCCGAGCCAGACTGGCAGGCTCCCAAGGCTAGCACCCCCCCCTCCAACCTTCTTGCTACAGGGGAAGAAAGGACAGAGTTGACAGGAGGCAGTGAGTAGAGGAGACTTCAGTAGTTGTCAGAGACGATTGCTTAAAAGCTAGAATCAGGGCAGCAGCTTCCTCAAATGCTTGGAAATAAATATCTAGATTATTGATTTAAAGAAAGTTTAGCAAATTCTTTCAAGTGTTTGCtttaaagaagaggaaactgaggccaaaaaGAAATGTGCCCTAAGATACATGGAGAATCGGCTGCGCTCTTTCTACAAGGAAAGGGTGATGGGAGAACACAGAGGACAAAGGACCATATTTGTGTGAAATGTGGTCTTGATATTTCAGGCACTGTGAGAGTTGAGGAGGATGGGGGAATGAAGAGAGGGTTTCAGGAATTTCCCATATCACCACAGCCTGCCCATTTGGGTGGGTAGATCTAACACTTACAGCCATCGGCTTCCATGCAATGCAGGTAGTCCTTGGCACTGTGGACATTCTGGATAGTGGCCTGGATTGAGCCTCCAGCTTTCCAAACATTAACTGTGTCAGAAAAGGAGATGATGTTGAAGTAGTCATTGGCTTGAAGGTCACTGAGGATCACATTCATGGCCATTTTAGTCTGTGGGATATGGATGAAATGAAGAGAATGGGACAAGACTTGAGGTCTACGAGATTGAAAGGCTTTTTCTACACAAGGCATTAACATCTAAGTCTTATATGGTTTTAAGACTCTCTGACTGCCGGACTCTGTGAATCTAGGATTCTCAGGTGAAAAGACTCTATGGGTTCCAAGGCATAGAACTGCACTGTTTAATATGGGAACTAATAGTCACATGTAGCTACTTACATTTGAATATAAACTagctaaaattaaagaaaaattcaaacatttaattctttatttgcagtagccacatttcaagtgttcaatagccacatgtTGCCAGTGGCTACTATATTAGATAGCACAGAATTTTAGATCATTTCCATCATCACGAAAGTCATATTGGACACTGGTCATCTAAAAGGTTCAAGCTCCATGTTTTTAGAGCTCTAGAATTCATTTGCTATATGGTTCCTGGGCTCCATGACCCGGTATTCAATGATCTTTAGGACCTTTATGATCCCAggtctcttttttattattacactttaagctctagggtacatgtacacaacgtgcaggtttgttacatatgtatacatgtgccatgttggtgtgctgcacccattaactcgtcatttacattaggtatatctcctaatgctatccttccccctgccccatgctacaacaggccccagtgtgtgatgttccccttcctgtgtccaagtgttctcattgttcaattcccacctatgagtgagaacatgtggtgtttggctttttgtccttgagatagttagctgagaatgatggtttccagcttcatccatgtccctacaaaggacatgaactcatccttttttatggctgcatagtattccatggtgtatatgtgccacattttcttaatccagtctatcattgttggacatttggcttggttccaagtctttgctattgtgaatagtgccgcaataaacatacatgtgcatgtgtctttatagcagcatgatttataatcctttgggtatacacccagtaatgggatggctgggtcaaatggtatttctagttctagatccctgaggaatcgccacactgtcttctacaatggttgaactagtttctagtcccaccaacagtgtaaaagtgttcctatttctccacatcctctccagcacctgttgtttcctgactttttaatgatcgccattctaactggtgtgagatggtatctcattgtgattttgatttgcatttctctgatggccagtgatgatgagcattttttcatatgtctgttggctgcataaatgtcttcttttgagaagtgtctgttcatatccttcacccactttttgatggggttgttcagttttttcttgtaaatttgtttgagttctttgtagattctggatattagccctttgtcagatgagtagattgcaaaaattttctcccattttgtaggttgcctgttcactctgatggtagtttcttttgctgtgcagaagctctttagtttaattagatcccatttgtcaattttggcttttgttgccattgcttttgatgttttagacatgaagtccttgcccatgcctacgtcctgaatggtattgcctaggttttcttctagggtttttatggttttaggtctaacatttaagtctttaatccatcttgaattaatttttgtataaggtgtaaggaagggatccagtttcagctttctacatatggctagccagttttcccagcaccatttattaaatagggaatcctttccccatttcttgtttttgtcaggtttgtcaaagatcagatggttgtagatgtgtggtattatttctgagggctctgttctgttccattggtctatgtctctgttttggtaccagtaccatgctgtttggttactgtagccttgtagtatagtttgaagtcaggtagcgtgatgccttcagctttgttcttttggcttaagactgacttggcaatgtgggctcttttttggttccatatgaactttaaagtagttttttccaattctgtgaagaaagtccttggtagcttgatggggatggcattgaatctgtaaattaccttgggcagtatggccattttcacgacattgattcttcctatccatgagcatggaatgttcttccatttatttgtgtcctgttttatttcattgaacagtggtttgtagttctccttgaagaagtccttcacatcccttgtaagttggattcctaggtattttattctctttgaagcaattgtgactgggagttcactcatgatttggctctctgtttgtctgttattggtgtataagaatgcttgtgatttttgcacattgattttgtatcctgagactttgctgaagttgcttatcagcttaaggagattttgggctaagacaatggggttttctagatatacaatcatgtcatctgcaaacaggatcCCAGGTCTTTATAGCTGCCTTTCAATGACTTTGCATGCTTTGGTTCTGCTGTAATCTgctcttctgcctcaccctccatttcttccaggctggtctcaccagCCCCTAGAAAACTCAGGTTCCAGTTTAACTCCATAAACCTTGCTCTTTTATGCTCCTTAGATAGCATACTCTCCAACTTCCCTTTATTTATTCACATCTTTACTGTTCTTTCAGTTGCTCCTTCTCTGGAAAGTTCTTCCTTAAGTTGCCAACCCTGACCCCTGCCCTTCTCACTTAGATATTCCCTGTCCCAGTCTGTTAACTGACTgttttacatgaaatatttttactttctatcCAAATATGGAACCCTTTGAGAGAAGGGCTTATAATGTTGCTGCTTCTTGTCTCCCTTCTCCATGGCAATACTAGCATAGGGCTAGGCCCATAGGAGGTTCAGGGAATAGAGTGTGTAGGATCTACTATTAGGTATCATTTACAGGACACttgctatgttccaggcactgtgctaaacccTTTTGATGCATCAGCTCACTTAATTATCACAGCAACACAATGAAGAAGGTACTAatactatcctcattttacaggtgatgacactgagactcagagaggtgggTGCTTGCttaaggtcatacagctagtcATTGATGGACAAGCGTTTCAAATCCACATTTGGGAGGTTTTAAATCCAGTGACCCTAAGCACAATATTATGCTTTCAATCCTTTATATAGATATGGATTTCAGAGACCACAGGAAGGACACTTGAGACCCACCTTTCTCTATACCTTAAACTGATAGGAAATATCTTGAATGCTTCTAAGTGGATTAGAGTCTTTCCTGCCATAGGGAGAGCTCTGGGGATAGGTCGTATATTCTGGGACAGGGAGCTAAGCACCATACTCTTGTTTCCATTGAGAGGGAAGAGACTTAATAGGATTGCCTTTCCTGAGAAGAGCTGTAGAAAAGTGAGAGCCTATGAGGTCCTAGAAGTCAGAACCTCTTGTTGACCAGGAATAGACTGTAGAAGTGTGCTGTTTAATCTCCAATTACTTTGAGATTTCCCAGCTATCTTTCTGTAATTGaattctagtttaattccatttgatttgagaGCATACTTGgtacaatttatattattttaaatttgttaaggtatgTTTTAAGGCCAAGGATATGGTCcatcttggtaaatgttccacgtgagcttgagaagaatgtgtaatcTGCTTGAGCAGAATGTGTAATGCTGTTGAACAAAGTATTCTAGAAATGTCAATTCGATCTAGTTAATTGATGGTGCTGTTCAGTTCAactatgtccttactgattttctgcctgctgaatCTGTCAATTACTGATAAAGTGATGATGAAGTCTCTAATTATAATAGTGGATTCATGTATTTTTACCTTCCAGTTTCATCAgtttttacttcatatattttggtatgttgtttgTTGCATGCACATTAAGGATTGtttgtcttcttggagaatttcccctttaccattatatttgttttattgttatatCATATAATGCAACTATTTATTGCTGAAAATTTCCTTGctttgaagtctattttgtccAAAACTAATACAGCTACCCCAGCCAGCTTTCTTTAATTtgtgttagcatggtatatctttctctatcccttttcttttgatttatctgcatctttatatttaaagtggtttTCTTATAAACAACCTACAATTGGGTCTTATTTTATTATCCACACTGagagtctctgtcttttaattggtatatttaaaCCATTTATGATTGCAGTCATTACTGACATAGTTGGATTAATATTTGCcatagttgtaaatattttctattcttttaaaattctttattcttATGTCTTccacttattttttggcttctctAGTTTTAACTGGGCATTTTACATGATCCCGTTTTATCTTATCTCTTAGCATATGCATTAGACTTAAAAAATTTTAGCAGTTCCCTTAGAGTTTGCAGTATACATTTACAACCAATCCaaatccactttcaaataacactatacagCTTTATGCCTAGTGCAAGTACCTTGTAACAGAGTATTCCCAATTATTCCCTCCCATCCTATACAATATTACTCtcattaattttacttattcctAAGCTACATTCACtaaatacattgttattttgaaaaaatattatctGTTAGGTCAGTTAAtaagaaaactattttattttaccttcatttattccttctccaACACTTTTCCTTTGTTTATGTAGATCCAAGTATCTGAGATGTACCATTTTCTTCCTCTATgtagaacttcttttaacatttcttgcaaagcAGGTTTATTGGTGACAATTCccaaaatttttgtttgtttgagaaagtctttatttttttttcactttggaaGAATAATTTTGATGTATACAGAATTCTAGGCTGGTGGGTTTTTTCCTTTAACACTTGTAATATTTCACTCCACTTTCTTCTTGCTCCCATGGTTTCTGAAGAAAAGTCTGATATAGTTTATATCCTTGCTCCTCTATAGGTAAGGTACATTTTCCTctggctttttaaaagatttttctgcTGTCTGAATATGATATGCCTAGGTGTAGATTGTTTAGTATTTATCCTGCTTTGTGTTCTCCTAAGCTTCTTAGACCTGAGGTTTGGTGTGcataatttattttggaaaatttgtatcTATTATTACTTCAagtatttcttctgttcctttctctctttcttctccttctattATTTCCATGATGCATATGTAACACTTTTAAAATTGTTCCACAATTCTTGGATATTCTAGGGtgtttcttaaaattctttttatttttgttttttagcttcAGGAATTTCTATGAACGTATCTTCAAGCTCATTGGTTCTTTACCCAATCATGTCCAGTCTACTGATGAGTGAATCAAAGGGATTCTTCATTCCTGTTGCAGTATTTCTGATATCcagcatttcctttttattttcctaggGTTTTCATGTCTCTGCTTACATTACCATGTGTTGTCCTTATATGTGGTGCACTCTATCCATTAGTGCCCACAGCATATTAATCATGGGTTTTTAAATTCTTGGTTTGACCcattaaaaaattggcaaaggacatgaacagatacttctgaaaagaagacatacatgtggacaacaagcatatgaaaaaaatgcttaacatcactgatgattagagaaatggaaatcaaaaccacaatgagataccatctcacaccagtcagaatggctattattaagtagttaaaaacaacaacaacagatgctggcaaggttgtggagaaaagggaacgcttatacactgttggtgggagtgtaaattagtacaaccattgtggaagacagtgtggcaattcctcaaagatctaaaaacagaaataccgtttgacccagcaaactcattactgggtatatacccaaaggaatgtaagtcgttctaccataaagactcatgcacatgtatgttcattgcagcacaattcacaatagcaaagacatggaatcaacctaaatgctcatcaatagtggactggataaagaaaatgtggtacatatacaccatgaaatactatgcagccataaaaaagaatgaaatcctgtcctttgcaggaacaggGATGGGAACTGGAGGCAatcatcctaagtgaattaatgcaagaGCAGAAAACCAATgctacatattctcacttatcagtgggagctaaacattgaacacACATGTACATAAAGAAGGGGACaagagacactggggcctacttgagggtggaagttCGGAGAAGAGTGAGGATTGAAAAATgatgtattacatactgtgcttattacctgggtgacaaaataatctgtacaccaaaaacCTGCAATACtaaatttacccatgtaacaaacctgctcatgtatccactgaacctaaaataaaagttggaaaaaaaatttcaatcaaaaataaaattgtttgatAATTTCGACATATCTGACATATTGAAGTCTGGCTGTGATGTTTGTTTACTCTCTTCAGACagtgtttttctccttttagcATGCCTTCTCATTTTAGGTTGAAAGACAGACGTGATGTATCAGGTAAAAGGAAATAAACTAAAAGGCATTTAGTGTGGGGTTTTAAGTTTATCTGGCTATCAGTTAGGTAATGTTTCCTGTTTGGGGCAGTTTTAGTTGTCAGAGGCTAAAACTActatttttttgacagggtcttgctgtgttgccccagcttgagagcagtggtgtgatcttggttcactgcaagctccactcgctgggctcaagccattttccaaatgcagcctcctgagtagctgggactacaggtgcgcaccaccacacctggctaatttttgtatttttagtagagacagggttttgccatgttgcccaggctggtctcaaactcctgggctcaagtgatccacctacctcagcttcccttcTAGTGTCTGTATTTTTGTTGCTTCTGTTGTCTTTGGTTTTCCCTAGGAACATTTTCTTCAATAGGGTTTGGGCTTGTAGTTCTATCAGCTGTAACTTTCCGTTATTGCCGAGGAGCCCAGTTGATGTGGTGATAATGTGTGGAGTGAGAGGAAGCATTCTATACTCTTATGAGgaggtctcagtcttttagtgaaTTGGTGTCCCTGAGATAGAAACTTCACAAGGACTTCTGAGATTTTACCCCTCCTCAGTGAGACAAGAAGGCCAGAAAGGGCTGGATTTGGGGAGATCCCTCCCCCTACACTGGGGCTGGGGAGCTGGCTTGGGGTATTACCCATTTTTCCCCAGGTTGCTCAACTCTGGTAAAACAAACTCAGCCTTAGGTCCCAAAGGCTCTGTGATTGAAAGATTAAGGAGCAAAGCTATACAATTGCAAGACACCGGTACAAAAAGCTCCAGGGTATTATGGTATGAAATG
This region includes:
- the ITIH6 gene encoding inter-alpha-trypsin inhibitor heavy chain H6, which codes for MSGWRYLICVSFLLTILLELTYQGPPVPASSSTKLLMTSYSMRSTVVSRYAHTLVTSVLFNPHAEAHEAIFDLDLPHLAFISNFTMTINNKVYIAEVKEKHQAKKIYEEAHQQGKTAAHVGIRDRESEKFRISTSLAAGTEVTFSLAYEELLQRHQGQYQLVVSLRPGQLVKRLSIEVTVSERTGISYVHIPPLRTSRLRTNAHASEVDSPPSTRIERGETCVRITYCPTLQDQSSISGSGIMADFLVQYDVVMEDIIGDVQIYDDYFIHYFAPRGLPPMEKNVVFVIDVSSSMFGTKMKQTKMAMNVILSDLQANDYFNIISFSDTVNVWKAGGSIQATIQNVHSAKDYLHCMEADGWTDINSALLAAASVLNHSNQEPGRGPSVGRIPLIIFLTDGEPTAGVTTPSVILSNVRQALGHRVSLFSLAFGDDADFTLLRRLSLENRGIARRIYEDTDAALQLKGLYEEISMPLLADVRLNYLGGLVGASPWAVFPNYFGGSELVVAGQVQPGKQELGIHLAARGPKDQLLVAHHSEGATNNSQKAFGCPGEPAPNVAHFIRRLWAYVTIGELLDARFQARDTTTRHLLAAKVLNLSLEYNFVTPLTSLVMVQPKEASEETRRQTSTSAGPDTIMPSSSSRHGLGVSTAQPALVPKVISPKSRPVKPKFYLSSTTTASTKKMLSSKELEPLGESPHTLSMPTYPKAKIPAQQDSGTLAQPTLRTKPTTLVPSNSGTLLPLKPGSLSHQNPDILPMNSRTQVPPVKPGIPASLKADTVKCVTPLHSKSGAPSHPQLGALTSQAPKGLPQSRPGVSTLQVPKYPPHTRPRVPAPKTRNNMPHLGPGILLSKTPKILSLKPSAPPHQISTSISLSKPETPNPHMPQTPLPPRPDRPRPPLPESLSTFPNTISSSTGPSSTTTTSVLGEPLPMPFTPTLPPGRFWHQYDLLPGPQRTRQVLGPSRPGVPTMSLLNSSRPTPEGSPPNLPILLPSSILPEAISLLLLPEELELLSESMVESKFVESLNPPAFYTFLTPDEDGSPNWDGNSEEILGGAGGSMESQGSSVGLVKGTLPSIFTFSSSVDGDPHFVIQIPHSEKKICFTLNGHPGDLLQLIEDPKAGLHVSGKLLGAPPRPGHKDQTRTYFQIITVTTDKPRAYTITISRSSISLRGEGTLRLSWDRPALLKRPQLELYVAAAARLTLRLGPYLEFLVLRHRYRHPSTLQLPHLGFYVANGSGLSPSARGLIGQFQHTDIRLVTGPMGPCLRRHHGPDVPVILGKRLLKDSPRLLPRWASCWLVKRSHVELLLGHPYLSYVL